The DNA region aaatatttttctgtataaaatatgtttaaaattgaatacatgtaatgtcggattggtttggttcggtttgacttttttttagctaaaaccaaaccaaaccaattatggtcagggttttttttcaacaccaaaccaagtcaaaccaaatcactAGTCAGGTTTTTTTTCGTTTGACTAATAGCCATTTTGTACAAGTCACATGGAGCCCCCTAGCTGTCCACCCTTATTAGAATATGTAACCCATGTGGAGGAGGAAAGTGATGTTTCTTTTGATAAACGGTCAAGACTTTGGGGGGTAGTGGTGTTCCATCTTTTCGATGCATTTTGAGTCTTTGATTTAGAGCCATTCAATGAACCTCCTTTTGAACCAACTCTAAAATACCGCCCCTCTCCAATTTAACTCTCCAAGTTCCGTCCCTTGTACTCCTCCAACTCGTTGATAATTCGAATCAAATCTTTTCAATACTAGCCCGCCCCTAATACTAATCGAACCAAATCCCGCCCCTAATACTAGCAATGCCCCTACTTTTTCTCCTAAAATCGGTAGTGATTTAGATTCATACCTAGATGGATTGTTTGATGAAGGAGAAGTAAGTGATGATAGATGAGGAGCTAAGGGGTTTTAGGGAGGAAGAGAGccggaaaagaaaagaagggaaagaGGGTGAAAGAGCTGTTCGAACATGTTAAGTTAGGTTCGGGACCAAAAGGGCCGGATGTGGGGTATGATGAATACGAAGGTGCTAATAGAGACACCATGGAAGGTAAGTTGGCGGGTGATGAGCCTTATTACCCTCGGATGGCGCCGAGTTTTGAGACCGATCCGGATGACATATACGATGATGATGAAGGAGTAGTTGAACAAAGagtaaaagcaaaaaagaaggaAGTTGACAAACGAGTTGTGTTTGATAAACCCCAAGAAAATAGTGTGGGAAACAAAGCCTCCAATTTGAAAGTGTTAATGAATTTAGAACCGCTAAGTACTATACCAAGTATGCGATCCATGAGCATGTTGCCATTGAAAAATGTATTAATGAACCTACAAGGGTAAGGGTTAGGTGTGTAGAGGGTTGTCTTGGCTTTTATTTGCTTAGTCTTGACTCTAGGACTAACAACTTTGTGGTGAAGACCCATAATCCAATTCACATGTGTGACCACTACCAATAGGAACAAGCTTTGCAATACCAAATTCTTATCTAGTCACTATAATGAGAGAATAAAGGAACAACCAAACATTAGGAAGTAGAAGAGCAAGAAACAAGGTTTTTGGGCGAGTTGAGGGGTGACCATGTTTTGGAGTTTAGGAGGATTTTAGATTATAGGGATGAGTTGTTAAGATCAAATCCGGGTAGTACATGTGTAGTTAGGCTTAGTGATGAGACATTTGAAGGTGGAAAAAAATGTTTAGAGGATTCTACATATGTTTTGATGCAATGAAGAAGTCATACTTTTGGTTGTAGGAAGTGCATTGGTTTGGATGGTTGCTTTTTAAAGGGAATCTCAAAAGGTCAATTACTTGTTCTTTGTTTGTAAAGATGGAAACAATCGAGATGATGCAGCTGGCACAGTCGGTAGTTGAGGTTTGGACTTGGTTTatcgaaattttttttataacgaGATATGCGAAGGTAAGATTTAAGTGTTGAATTCACTCCATTTCATAACTCTTTACCCTAATGTTCTTTTTACTTTACTAAGCTACTATTTTTTATTCCTCATGGGTCTTAAAAGTGCCATAACGAGCAATTTGCCCAATGTTGAACATAGAATGTGTGCTAGGCATGTTTTAGCCAATTGGTCCCAAAAATACGTGAGGCCTTGAGAGGAAGAATTGCTTTCCGGAGGTGTGCAAAGTCAACTTTTGAGTCTCTTGAATGAGAACTTAGGCTTGCATGAAACCGTTGGGAGAAGAATGCCTTGATAAGTTGATGTACTACAACACGAAAGGTGGAGCAAGGTTTACATGAAATATACCACAAAGTGTGACATTATAGACAACAACATGGGCCGAATGTTTCAACTTGAATCGCCCAAGTGCAAGCGCAAGTGCTTCCGCCCAAGTTCAAGTTTACCTCAACCGGTAGAGGAAGGGGTAGGCCAAAAGGATCGAAAAGGTAAATAATTTCATATTCTTCATGTGTTCGTTGTTGAACTAGTTGctaatattttggtataatttgtAGAGTGTTGCTACTAAAAGGCCAAAGATGGTTGGAATGGGAGTGTTGCACACACAAAGTGCATCAATGTGCGTTCTatgtttaacaattaaataacaTTTTTCGAAATTAAGTACCACTAACAAGTAGTTCTATTCATTTGAGCAGCCTGGATTGCCTAGTGAAAGGGTTCGAAGCATCAAATCTAGTGCAGTTGTCACTGGTGAACTGCAGCACAAAGCAAGTGGTGGTGTGAAATGGCAAGGAAGACAAGCTATGACCTCCAGGTGACAAGGAAGGAACAAAAAGCGAGGTCAAACCAGGACTAAAGCGTACAAATGAACACCTTGCCTTGTGaatttgaccattatctctctCTTGATCGTTTTTGAATGCTTTGTGAATTTGtttatgtagtttttaaatacTTTGTTTAGGCGGTGTGGATGCATTTGGTTGGGGTTACTACgtgcaaaatacatcaaatctatATTTTGGGTAGTTTAAGTtgtgatttgatgtattttgccttatATGTAGTGTTTTGGTAGATATGTTGCGTATTTAAGTTTGTTTTAGGCATTTGTATTTGATCGCACTTGAATTATGTTGTGACTGCACTTTAATTAAGCAGCTGTGATGCCGCACTTGAATTAGCATTGTGTACTTTAACGTTAGTTCTTGTCTATGTAAAGTCACTCTCTTTTGATCAATGGGTATCACCGTGTTTGCATTTAACGTTAGTTCTTTAGCCTTAATTGTTGGCAGTTTTGTTAGCCTTAATTGTTGGCAGTTTTGTTAGCCTTAATTGTTGGGTTGAATGGCACTGATTTTGTTCAGTTTTGGTCAAGTCTTGGTACACTTTTTGAAGTCATTGTACTCTGtttttaattcaagattttgacCATTTCCTTTGGCTTCTTTAAGTGAGGTGGTTGGTGGTTAATGCTTCACCCAAATCGCCTTCTTATTAAATCATACTTCTTCCACTAATTTTCATTACAACCCCTCAAACCAAAAATGACTACCATCCTAACAACATTTGAGAAGAAGTTAACAAAATCATACGTTGACAAGGATgacttcatatttcctttccataCTTTCGAATTCCTTCCAAACCATGACCGTGAAGCGGTTGTTCTTCACAATGCTCACGCCTACTATATGCAATATAAAGTGGGTGCATACAAGCGCCTTTGCCAAGGATGGAAGGCGTTTGTTGATGACAACGACTGCAAAGAGGAAATGTTTTGGAATTTCAAGCTTGCGAGGTCGGCGGGCGCATATGCTTCTTCGTTAATAAGAAGGCACCGGGAGATCGTAATCATAGAATAggtctctttatttattttcatgttttatgccTTCGATTAATGAAAGTTCTTTCAATgttaaatgaaatgttgtcacTGTTTTATGCCTTATACTTACTAATTTTGAGAAGCAATTGCACAAGACTAAGAattgcacaacaacaacattacaGCCAACATTGCCATTTCATTTCACAAAATGCCAACACTAACAAGTTGTTTACAACACTAACAAGTGCAATGCCGCTAACGACATGCCAAACTACAACAAGAGCTTAGGGCAACTTCATTGAAACacctctaaaaaaaaaagttttgaaatagAAAACTTACTACTACTATACAAATACACAATAATGAAATCAAAAGAACTTTCTCCTTTTCTTGGACTTAGCCAACTTACTCTtccacttcttctttttttcctttcatcttCTTAAtgtcttctccaaaattttctagTTGAATTTCTATGTTGTTCATATCAATTTTGCTTTCCACATGCAGAAGGCTTGTAATCACTTTTCCAAAAGACTCCAATGATGCTTCAAGTTCACCAATTCTTCCCACCAATTTAGGAATAACAAATTTGGATCTTGGATCAATGTCAGCATCCttccaaagataaaaatcaCATGATCTAGCACCCTAAAATGtaataaaatgaattaaaaacaatcagtctttcaacttttcaaagttcaatatttcaaaggcaaattcacttcttcaaagttcaatttttgaaataaaattcactTACACCATAATATGGACAACTCCAATATCTTCTACCAGGGTTCCTTGGGGTCCAAGAAGTCAACAATGGCAAAAGAAATCCATGTTTGCATCGCACATCCTTCAACTCATGATCATCCTCTTGCTTACAAAACTTACTTAAGCCTATTTTAGCCATTGCATAACAATCTTTaacagaaaaaagaacaaaaaaaaaatcaacttaacAAGTGCTCCATACGAAATTAAAGAGTACAGacaaatgcaacaaaaaaaaaaaaagagacagaAAACGGGCAAAATACAGTagaacaagctaaataaagttGAACTTAGTTACCTTTGATTCAAAAACAACTGGTCTTTTGCTCCGATTTGGGCGTGTTCTTCACCAAATTTAGGAGACAGGGTTTAAACGGGTATGGTAAATGTGGGTGGGTGAAGTAAATGTAGGGTGGATGAAAATGATTTGAACGGTAATATTAATTAGGTTTTAGCAagaaattttccattttttaaaaattatacgTCCTTTTACGGCTCAACGCGCTCAAAATGTGGATAATAACGCGCCCGAGTTTTGGTCCGTCGAGGGTagtttaattcaattttactaAGTTAAGATGTGTAATAGGTCGTtagtatagtttaggtgtgatatcgacttttcgggtatagttcaggggggttttgatgtattttaccaacttagaAACCCATAGTTGATAGCTTAGCTGCAAGCTAGCAATGAACCTACCAAAATCCATCAAGTAAAATTAAAGTCCCAAGTTTCAAAAGGCAAAATCTATTCTCCATTCCCATATTTATTCTCTATTATACTATTATTCTCTAATCCCAAAACAAAATATCTCAGAACAACAAAGTGTCCGGTAAGTCTTGAATTCGAATTTCGAACACCCTTTTGGtcttttaattgatttttgaattttattgtttttttttttttttgagtttttaaattttggggtttgtgggttttgacttttgaaagcttattttcttggttcttttgaattttgggaTTTATGGGTTTTAAGGAATTtgacaaattttcattttttggttaGAGTCATCATTTTGTTTTGAAGGAGAAGTACCATTTGCACTGTGGCCTTAAAGTTTTGGATCTCTTAGATCGTATTTGCACTAAATTTCGAGGTCGATAGACGGTAATGAACACTTCTCTATAATTTTGAATGCGAAAGGGGTGTGATTCCTCTAATTTATTATAAATGTGGAAGAGTGTGATTCCTTTATATTTGAATGCGAAGGGGGTGTGATTCCtctattttattataaatttggaAGCGTGTGATTCCCTTATTTTTGAATGAGAAAGGGGTGTGATTCCTCTATTTTATTACAAATTTGGAAGGGTGTGATTCCCTTATTTTTGAATGCAAAAGGGGTGTGATTCCTCTATGTATTACAAATTTGGAAGGGTGCGATTCCCTGATATTTTTAATGTGAATTATCCCCATAAAAATTTATATCTTATATTAAAGTAATGGTGAGCTCATCCTCATGAAATCCTGGATTCATATGTGTACTACTCCCATCTTCCCAAAATAGATATCACATTAGCAAAAGAGAtttatcccaaaataagtgtcactttaggaATTCAATACAAAATTAGCGAGTGTTTCTAACTATGCCCTTCGCATTAAAGAAGTAGTCCTCTTTAATATTGCTTAATTCTCAAAAACATCTAATAAATGGGGGCAGTTTAATAAACTTCAcgttgtatttattgatttcttaatgggCGTGATTTTTTGATACGATGACACTTATTTGGTGACGGAGGAAGTACTATTAATGAATTGTTTACTTCAATTAATATACTCCCGGTTACTGTTTAATGTCCAAATTAAGACTACGACTACACATATAAACTACTATTAGCGTTCTTGGATTTTCCTTTTGGTTTAATTATAGGTGGCTCCAAAATTTCATATTCCTCTGTTAGTCTTCTtttggtccttttttttttccctgtgGATTCTTCTGtcacttatttatttttcctttaatttgcTTCTACATTTTGGTTTTACAGTCTTTTTTGTaccttctttttcaaatttcacaagGCAATATTTACAGAACAAAACAACACAGACAGAAGCTTCTATAAGATTCGTAGATTTGCCAGATAAAGACGGTaaggaataagaagaaaagtaaaaaaaggaaaaagggtagTTTGCTGTTTTAGTCCTATTGACAAATTCTTATTTGGTTGTTAAAATACTTGGTTAAGAAGCGTTTGatctttaattaattgaaactTGCACTTTTGATTCTTTTATTAGTGAATCTTCACAAATTTAACTAATTGTGAAGTATTAACCATATGTTATGTTAAATCTTTAATGATACTTAatataaacataatatatatctaTTAGCTAAAGGGTCAAAACACACACATTGAGGTCTAAAATGCTTACTAAAGTATTATAaggacaaaaatcaaaatttactaCTACGTCCATCCATTTTTAATTAGCACACCCCTTAAGGAGCAATAAACAAAATGACAATTTTATTATATCACCCCTAATTATTATAAaccatacatacctcataagcTATGTAACCACTAACAATTCCTTTAAGTTTTCAACCCAATAtttaataataaggataaaatatatatgaaatgataaattatcttttgattttccaagctggacaagtaaaatgaagagaaaagacatcatttccccCCCGGAACTTAGTCAAagaaactcactttagcaactaaacttgtAATTATTTACCCCTAAACAACtgataattatttaccccccttagcGGCTTCCGGGACCAGCTTGAGTGTTTTcgcgccacgtcattgccacatcattgacgtcaaaaattaccaactcttcattttatttattatttttctctttcttctactttctcctcaTTTGCCGGCCCCGCCACCAACACCGCCGCCGCCCCACCTTCTTCCgcccctccacccccaccccagctgcattgtgatttcttcattattgaagaacaccaccaccaccacgccaacccccacccccaaccaaacaaccaaacccaccttcttccgcccctccacccccaccccctcgcataattgtgatttcttaatgaagaacaccaccaccacgccaacccccacccccaaccaaacaaccaaacccaccttcttccgccctccacccccaccccactcGCATTGTGAATAATTTGCAATATAAGAAACGatgcataactaaacataactaaaagttcttttagttaaacacaactaaaagtgaATCTTTTAGTTAAACAAAACTAAAAGTCCGCTAGGATCCGTGATAACTAAATATAACTGTGCCCTCCAAAGTATTTCTAAGAAAGTATAtagcttgcattttaatcttcttatgcagatattgttccaactcacatgcttaatcGGTCGAGTTAGCCAGATATTTAATGCTTATTGTTTGGGCTCCTTCTacgaaagttaattatttattagattagcTCATTGGTGGAGGAGAAATATACTACTCTATACTTTAAAGAACAAATGTAAAAGGACAATGTCAGGATAACACACTAAAAGAACGTTTAATGTACGATATAATGAAATTGTGTGTCAACCTAATCAATTTCTTGTTTGACACCTTATGTTAATTGTTATTAATTTGTAAATCGAGATTAAGCATGTGTTTAACTAAACAAGGCGGACTTTTAAATCaaacttttagttgtgtttttactacttttagttatgtttagttaccTCTCATATCCATTTATTAgtattaggaaaacttaatacatTGACCTGGTGGTGATTTTCGTGTTCAAGAGAAGTTGAGTCATTGTTATTGTTAACACAAATAACAATAGTCCCGATACTGTATTCCGCCCCCCTCTTCTTCAGACAAAACGGTGGGTGCATTCAATTGATAACAATAATACAAAGATTGTTCTTGAATATGtaataagaaattaaagtataataacaaaataacaacactagagagagaaaccaacacCCAAAGCAAATGTCAATTTTATGCAAATGCCAACTTTATGCATTTGAAATCATAAGCTATTTGCAACCGGGTTTGTTAACTCAACAAATTTAATCTCTTTATTTGTGTCAAATCAAACCCATAAATTAAATCTATatacaaagaaacaaagaagaagaaaaaatagtgGGGACATTGAAGTAGAACgagaaagaagggaaaagaataagaaagaaaaggaaaaagttaatttaaaatataaaatattaagaaaatcttaatatatcatTAGAAGATGACTTTTGGGATCACttttagtgtttatttttttcctcccaCGCGCTTTTAAGAGACAAGTACACTTTCTTGCCACGTCACCAttaagggggtaaataattatcgattaagttgtttagggggtaaataattacagagttaagtttagttgctaaagtgagttttgctGCCAAGTTCCAGggggaaatgatgtcttttctctaaaaTGAACATCTacttttagtataatggacatgtaaaaatggacggagggcgTACTAATAAATAGGGAAAAATTCACGTATAGCCGCCCAATATATTTGTGTACACCCGCATAGCCATAAACTTTGGTAAACTATAAATAGCCCTAATAGCCCCAAAGCTTTACCTCTAGTGATTAATTTAACGTTAAACTCATCCAAATACATTCTAATTACTACCCCCGGTCTTTCTAGAAGCCTGTTCCTTTCTCACCCAATACCAATTTGCAACTAATCCCAGATTGTCCTGAGAAAATGTATTGTTAGTCAATAACTTCTGCTAATAAGATGATGACGGGGATTGAATAATACAGTAATTAATTACGACAATAAACAAgagttttcttttgttgtaaTTAGTTGACGTTCAATTCATCTT from Lycium ferocissimum isolate CSIRO_LF1 chromosome 2, AGI_CSIRO_Lferr_CH_V1, whole genome shotgun sequence includes:
- the LOC132047915 gene encoding uncharacterized protein LOC132047915, encoding MAKIGLSKFCKQEDDHELKDVRCKHGFLLPLLTSWTPRNPGRRYWSCPYYGGARSCDFYLWKDADIDPRSKFVIPKLVGRIGELEASLESFGKVITSLLHVESKIDMNNIEIQLENFGEDIKKMKGKKEEVEE